From the Amia ocellicauda isolate fAmiCal2 chromosome 21, fAmiCal2.hap1, whole genome shotgun sequence genome, one window contains:
- the bag5 gene encoding BAG family molecular chaperone regulator 5 isoform X1 yields MAVRWLCSLFGKPFDGGKRMDPGSQHPSLARLQEVQRECQALGQQVGSFSGLQSDREYRRLERELTRQLLEVDAVETECRPELQQARKRAAQEVEALLRLLEENATHPSRLAIEELSGEAQRLVEEGVLAPQRAGAVEIGDELVDALQELVLRLTQVKTGGRVPLRKARYRALTRLCAVQDVVEGRTQQQALPLPLSDDTHAAVQHINGVMVRVSQARGELIALLMGLSDGDSCAHLSRVLTEQLVELDALDVSGNAAVRNYRKQVVEEIHGLLKHLDLEGEGDDTRRYDLAQNDSIRQIEGVRRRVSQLLWEVLQQSGACDLGFTPKTELQGLLTQLDEVSTARNPCIREARRRAVLEVQAVITHLDLREALRRRQPCAEEHPSHRAVWQVLASLLELQAQVLGFDGKRADKNYMILEELLTKQLLALDAVDPQGDEMSKVARKQAVKFAQNILSYLDMKTDEWEY; encoded by the exons ATGGCTGTCCGCTGGTTATGCAG CCTGTTTGGGAAACCCTTTGATGGTGGCAAGAGGATGGACCCCGGCAGCCAGCACCCCTCCCTGGCGCGGCTCCAGGAGGTGCAGCGTGAGTGCCAGGCACTGGGCCAGCAGGTGGGCTCCTTCAGCGGCCTGCAGAGCGACCGCGAGTACCGCCGGCTGGAGCGCGAGCTGACGAGGCAGCTGCTGGAGGTGGACGCGGTGGAGACGGAGTGCAGGCCAGAGCTGCAGCAGGCCCGGAAGCGCGCGGCACAGGAGGTGGAGGCGCTGCTGCGGCTGCTGGAGGAGAATGCCACGCACCCGTCGCGCCTGGCCATCGAGGAGCTGAGCGGCGAGGCACAGCGGCTGGTGGAGGAGGGCGTGCTGGCGCCACAGCGGGCCGGCGCAGTGGAGATTGGTGACGAGCTGGTGGACGCACTGCAGGAGCTGGTGCTGCGGCTGACGCAGGTGAAGACCGGGGGACGGGTGCCGCTGCGCAAGGCCCGGTACCGCGCGCTGACCCGCCTGTGCGCCGTGCAGGACGTGGTGGAGGGCCGCACGCAGCAGCAGGCTCTGCCCCTGCCGCTGTCGGACGACACGCACGCCGCGGTGCAGCACATCAATGGCGTGATGGTGCGCGTGAGCCAGGCGCGTGGGGAGCTGATTGCTCTGCTCATGGGCCTCAGTGACGGGGACAGCTGCGCACACCTCTCGCGCGTCCTAACCGAGCAGCTGGTGGAGCTGGATGCCTTGGACGTGTCGGGCAACGCCGCCGTCCGGAACTACCGCAAGCAGGTGGTGGAGGAGATCCACGGGCTGCTGAAGCACCTGGACCTGGAGGGGGAGGGCGACGACACGCGCAG gtaCGACCTGGCGCAGAACGACTCTATCCGGCAGATCGAGGGCGTGCGCCGGCGCGTGTCGCAGCTGCTCTGGGAGGTGCTGCAGCAGAGCGGGGCGTGCGATCTCGGCTTCACGCCCAAGACGGAGCTGCAGGGACTCCTGACGCAGCTGGACGAGGTGAGCACGGCTCGCAACCCCTGCATCCGGGAGGCGCGGCGCCGGGCGGTGCTGGAGGTGCAGGCGGTCATCACCCACCTGGACCTGCGGGAGGCGCTGCGGCGGCGGCAGCCCTGCGCCGAGGAGCACCCCTCGCACCGCGCCGTGTGGCAGGTGCTGGCCAGCCTGCTGGAGCTGCAGGCCCAGGTGCTCGGCTTCGACGGCAAGCGGGCCGACAAGAACTACAtgatcctggaggagctgctgaccAAACAGCTGCTGGCTCTGGACGCTGTGGACCCTCAGGGCGACGAGATGTCCAAGGTGGCCCGCAAGCAGGCCGTCAAGTTCGCCCAGAACATCCTCAGCTACCTGGACATGAAGACGGACGAGTGGGAGTACTGA
- the coa8 gene encoding cytochrome c oxidase assembly factor 8, with protein MNARAAVGRSWTVLRCSRETWSRSAGVWTGRRPYCCHGEPAAPERRTGQRPGFLPPADSRHDWIGPPDRLSNIRPIRFHVPENESLLQARLRVLRQETEDWNQQFWANQNLSFSKEKEEFIHSCLTCQGLGLRDEDGRKRVLSTEEMATFYKNFLEANRQKHARYNKEWYKRNLTITVLMARVALQSAWRRVARGRTPP; from the exons ATGAACGCCAGGGCCGCCGTGGGTCGGTCATGGACGGTATTGCGTTGCAGCAGAGAGACGTGGTCCCGGTCCGCCGGTGTCTGGACAGGCAGGCGGCCGTACTGCTGCCACGGTGAGCCGGCTGCACCAGAGCGCAGGACAGGCCAG AGGCCAGGCTTCCTCCCTCCTGCCGACTCCAGGCACGACTGGATTGGCCCCCCCGACAGACTGTCAAACATCCGACCAATCCGGTTCCACGTCCCGGAGAACGAGAGCCTATTGCAGGCCCGCCTGAGGGTCCTGAGGCAGGAGACGGAGGACTGGAACCAGCAGTTCTGGGCCAATCAGAACCTGTCTTTCAGCAAG GAGAAAGAAGAGTTTATCCACTCCTGTCTGACGTGTCAGGGCCTGGGGCTGAGGGACGAGGATG GTAGGAAGAGAGTTCTGAGCACCGAAGAGATGGCCACCTTTTACAAAAACTTCCTGGAGGCAAATAGGCAGAAACACGCCAGATACAACAA GGAGTGGTACAAGCGCAACCTGACCATCACTGTCCTGATGGCGCGAGTCGCCCTGCAGAGCGCCTGGAGAAGAGTGGCTCGCGGACGGACGCCACCCTGA
- the bag5 gene encoding BAG family molecular chaperone regulator 5 isoform X2 → MDPGSQHPSLARLQEVQRECQALGQQVGSFSGLQSDREYRRLERELTRQLLEVDAVETECRPELQQARKRAAQEVEALLRLLEENATHPSRLAIEELSGEAQRLVEEGVLAPQRAGAVEIGDELVDALQELVLRLTQVKTGGRVPLRKARYRALTRLCAVQDVVEGRTQQQALPLPLSDDTHAAVQHINGVMVRVSQARGELIALLMGLSDGDSCAHLSRVLTEQLVELDALDVSGNAAVRNYRKQVVEEIHGLLKHLDLEGEGDDTRRYDLAQNDSIRQIEGVRRRVSQLLWEVLQQSGACDLGFTPKTELQGLLTQLDEVSTARNPCIREARRRAVLEVQAVITHLDLREALRRRQPCAEEHPSHRAVWQVLASLLELQAQVLGFDGKRADKNYMILEELLTKQLLALDAVDPQGDEMSKVARKQAVKFAQNILSYLDMKTDEWEY, encoded by the exons ATGGACCCCGGCAGCCAGCACCCCTCCCTGGCGCGGCTCCAGGAGGTGCAGCGTGAGTGCCAGGCACTGGGCCAGCAGGTGGGCTCCTTCAGCGGCCTGCAGAGCGACCGCGAGTACCGCCGGCTGGAGCGCGAGCTGACGAGGCAGCTGCTGGAGGTGGACGCGGTGGAGACGGAGTGCAGGCCAGAGCTGCAGCAGGCCCGGAAGCGCGCGGCACAGGAGGTGGAGGCGCTGCTGCGGCTGCTGGAGGAGAATGCCACGCACCCGTCGCGCCTGGCCATCGAGGAGCTGAGCGGCGAGGCACAGCGGCTGGTGGAGGAGGGCGTGCTGGCGCCACAGCGGGCCGGCGCAGTGGAGATTGGTGACGAGCTGGTGGACGCACTGCAGGAGCTGGTGCTGCGGCTGACGCAGGTGAAGACCGGGGGACGGGTGCCGCTGCGCAAGGCCCGGTACCGCGCGCTGACCCGCCTGTGCGCCGTGCAGGACGTGGTGGAGGGCCGCACGCAGCAGCAGGCTCTGCCCCTGCCGCTGTCGGACGACACGCACGCCGCGGTGCAGCACATCAATGGCGTGATGGTGCGCGTGAGCCAGGCGCGTGGGGAGCTGATTGCTCTGCTCATGGGCCTCAGTGACGGGGACAGCTGCGCACACCTCTCGCGCGTCCTAACCGAGCAGCTGGTGGAGCTGGATGCCTTGGACGTGTCGGGCAACGCCGCCGTCCGGAACTACCGCAAGCAGGTGGTGGAGGAGATCCACGGGCTGCTGAAGCACCTGGACCTGGAGGGGGAGGGCGACGACACGCGCAG gtaCGACCTGGCGCAGAACGACTCTATCCGGCAGATCGAGGGCGTGCGCCGGCGCGTGTCGCAGCTGCTCTGGGAGGTGCTGCAGCAGAGCGGGGCGTGCGATCTCGGCTTCACGCCCAAGACGGAGCTGCAGGGACTCCTGACGCAGCTGGACGAGGTGAGCACGGCTCGCAACCCCTGCATCCGGGAGGCGCGGCGCCGGGCGGTGCTGGAGGTGCAGGCGGTCATCACCCACCTGGACCTGCGGGAGGCGCTGCGGCGGCGGCAGCCCTGCGCCGAGGAGCACCCCTCGCACCGCGCCGTGTGGCAGGTGCTGGCCAGCCTGCTGGAGCTGCAGGCCCAGGTGCTCGGCTTCGACGGCAAGCGGGCCGACAAGAACTACAtgatcctggaggagctgctgaccAAACAGCTGCTGGCTCTGGACGCTGTGGACCCTCAGGGCGACGAGATGTCCAAGGTGGCCCGCAAGCAGGCCGTCAAGTTCGCCCAGAACATCCTCAGCTACCTGGACATGAAGACGGACGAGTGGGAGTACTGA